A segment of the Geoglobus ahangari genome:
CCTGCAGACCCTCGATGCTCTCTTGAGGCATGACGTGGAGGTCTTCGCCGAATACGAGTCGGAGATCAGGCACAACCTCGTGGCCAAGAAGCGACTGCCCCTCAGGGACATAGAGGTCGTGTACTCCCACCCTCAGGCAATAGCCCAGTGCAGCGAGTTCATAAACAACTACCTACCGCACGCGGAGATAAGGTACACGAGAACCACAAGCGAGGCGATAGAGATGCTGGACGACAGGTCAGCGGCCATAGCGTCTGAGCTCGCGGCCAAGCTCTACAGGCTGCAGGTCATAAAGAGGGACATTCAGTCATTGACGTCAAACAGGACGAGGTTCTACATTATACGGAGGAGTGGCGGCTCTGTGAATGGTGATGAGAGCCTGACGTGCCTGTTCTTCGGAGTGGATGACAGGCCGGGGGCACTCTACAGGGTGCTTGAGGTCTTCTACAAGAACGGGATAAACCTCAGGAAGCTCGAGAGCAGGCCAGCTGGCACGAGGCTCGGGGACTACATATTCTTCGCCGAGGCTGAGGAAAAGCTCGGAGAAAACATCGTGGAGGAGATAAAAAAGAGAACGACGTTCTGCAAGGTCGCTGGCTTCTTCAGGAAGGTTGACAGGCTCGACGTCTTCACAGGTTAGAGAACATCATCAGAAACAGGATTCCGAAGAGCATCGCGAACATGAAGATGATGTAGTTCCTCTGCTTCTTTCTGTCCTCCTCGTACCTGTTCTGGCACTCCTTTCCGCAGAATATCTCCTCAGGCTCTATGGCCTTACCGCAAACAACGCAGTGCCTGTGCGGAATTATTCCGGGCATGTGGCAAATTCTGCGAGCCCGTATAAATAGTTTATTTCTCCTTTATGTACTTCTCAAGAACCGAATCGAGTTCGACCTCGTAACCCCTGACCCTGAGCCTGAAGACGTACTTCTCGTCTATTGGCGTTTCGGACTTCAGGATGAACGTGAGCTGGTTGTCGTTTAGCTCCTTCTCGAGGTGGAAGATCTCGGAGAACAGCCTCGAGATAAGGATCTCGTCTCTCCTCGGCTGGGCACCCTTGATCATCAGCCCGACGACCGTGCCGTTCTTCCCCTCCACCTTGTTCATCAGGTTGGCGAGGAAGAGGTATGTTTTTTCGAGGCCGTGAACAAGAATGAGCTCGGAGATGAGGGTTATGCAGACAGAAGAAGGCTCCCTTCTCGTCTCTATCGATTTTGACAGGAGAATGTTGATCTCGTTGAGGTTGGCGATGTTGAACTTTCTGGAGCTGAAAATCTCGAGATTCGGTCTCTTTCTGTAGGCGTCGATTATTCTCTGAACTATGAGGGGATTTTCCGAGGGGAACCAAATTACGTTATCTGAGACCTTTGTGGTGATGTTGTATGCCAGTGAGGTTCCGCCGAAGCCACTGTCTGCTATGACGAGATAGCTTTTGACCATTACTCATCACACCTGGGGTGATAATATAATCTTTACTGCCAATTTATTAACCTTATTCCCTAAATACTTCTCTTAGCCTCCATCATTATGATGGATTAGCCACCAGAAATAACCCTGAGCACTTTAACCTCTCCGTCTTCTACGGTGGAGTCTATGGGCACAGGTTCGGTATTCTTAACGAGCACCACGGTCTCAGGATTGATTCCGAACTCCTCAAGAAGCTCTGAATACTTCTTCCCCGGCTCAACCTCAACCTCCCTCTCCCTGATATCGAACCCTCCTAAAAAAGTGAACTTGACCTTAATCCTCCTCCGGTAGGATTTCTCTTGCGACCTCATGAACGGTTCTATCTTCCCTCGGGTTTTTAATGTCATCGACATTCTTGAGAAGCAGCTTCTCATCCTTCATGATCTCCTTCTTCCTGCCCTTTCTCCTGAAAAGCCTCCAGTTAAAGCGTCTCATATGGGATCACAATTATATAGTTGGTTTTTCCCCTATATTAATATTCTCCGACCCCGGCGTAAAATTTCTCAGAAGATATTATTTAAATGCACCAAACAAATCCACCCTACCCCTCCTTGCAAGCACATCCTTGAGAGTGTTCTTCACTCCGGAGATATCTCCCTTCTTGGCCACCGTGGGAATAACCCTCTCCCTGTCCACACTCATTCTGGATGAGATGTACTCAAGCACCTCCTCGCCGTTCTCGACCTTGTCGAACTTGTTCGCGCAGACTATCACCTCAACACCCACATCTCGCAAGAAATCGGCCATCTCAACGTCAACCGGGATGTATCCCCTGCTGTCCCACCTCTCCACAACTTCTCTGAAGGCCTTGGAGTCGATCACTATCACTCCCGCAGCGATTCTGCTCGCGTTCTCCTCAATGTAGTGGACGATGAAGTCCTTCACCCTCTCGTTGAACCCCCTGCTTACACCTTTAACATACCCAAAACCCGGGAGGTCGGTGGCGAGAAGGTCTCTGTAGCTGTAGAAGTTCGGGGCGATGGTCGTGCCGGGCCTCTTTCCTTTCCTCACCCGGACACCGAAAAGGTGGGAAAAGAGGGTGGACTTGCCAACGTTCGATCTGCCTGTAAAAATTATCTCGATGTTAACCCGGCCAGAGCCCATAGTACGCGTTGAGAATTATCGTCAGGAATCCAACCACGAGGCCGAAAGCGAGCACGGCTTTTGGACTTATCTTTATCTGAGTCTTCTCCTCCTCGAAGTACCTCATTATTCCTGCCGAGGACATCAGTGGTGGTGCCTTCTCCTTCTTCGCCATGGGGAATGGTATTATACCCCATGTATTTAACTTTATCCATGCAACCCCTCAGAGTCCTCGATGCCGTGAGCGGAGAAACGGGCTACTTCCTTCTGGACTCGGAGTGGAGGTTCGAGGTTGCGAGCGTGACTCCCGACTTCGTCGTCTTCCCCTCATTCTTCAACGCCCACACCCACATAGGCGACTCTGCTGTAGAGGCTCCGAAGATGGGGCTCGAGGAGCTTGTGGGGCCCGGGGGGTACAAGTTCAGGGTTCTTGAGGAGTCGAGCGAGGATGAGCTTGTCGAGTGGATGAGGAAATCAGTGGCACTGATTGCAAAAACAGCCTCAACATCGCTCGAGTTCAGGGAGGGGGGTCTGCGGGGATACGAGCTGTACCTGAAGGCAGATGAGGAGAGGAGGCTCATGGCCCTTTCAAGGCCATCGAGCGAGGAGGAAGCTAAGAGGCTCGTGGAGATATCGCAGGGCTTCAACTTCAGCAGCGTGAGGGATCACGACCTCGACCTTCTCGAGTTCTGCAGAAGATTGGCGAGGAAGCACGGGAAGGTTTTCGCGATTCATGCCGGGGAGAAAGATGGTGGGGACGTGGAAGATGCCCTGTCCCTCGAGCCGGACTTCATCATCCACATGAACATGGCGGAGAGGAGGCAGGTGGAGGAAGCAATGGAGACTGGAGCAGGAATAGTGACGTGCTTCAGGTCAAACGCGTTTTTTGGGCTCATGAACATCAAAAACTACGAGCTGTTCTCGGAGTACGAGAGGTGGATGATCGGCACGGATAATGCCATGATAGCATCCCCGTCAATGTTCGACGAGGTCAGGTTCGCGAGCTACCTGTTTGATCCGGAGGTTGTTTTTCAGGCCTCCACGAGGAACCCGTTTTTCGAGAGCTACACGATCGCGAGGATGGAGAAGGTGAACCCGCGAAACCCTGTGCTTTCGATAGTTCGTAGGCTCGAGAGCTGCGACGTCTTCAAAATTGTGAGGGGGAGCGTTTCCTTCGAGTAGTCAGACGTTCTCTCCCCTGTAGATCCCCGAGTACCCCTCGGTCTCTCCGTCGAGCCTGAAGAAGACGAGCTGCACTATTCTCGCGTTCCTCTTGAGCCACAGCCCGTCCTCGTTGTAAACCACCAGCCCCACCTCGCTCCTGCCAACGTATCCAGCATCCCACACGGCCGTGAGGATGTTCGCTCCGGCCCTTATGAGGCTCGACCTCGGTCTGGCAAGGGCCATCATGTCATTGGGGATTCTCACGACCTCGTTTATGTAGGCTCTGTAGTACCCCTTCTCCAGAAAGACCCACTCGTTCTCGAAGGGCATTTCCTCAGTTTCTGGAATTCTCCTCTCGGAGTTGTCGAAGTCCAGCCTGCCCTCCCCTGAAATCCTCGCAACCTTTCTCAGCGTGCAGTCGAATCCGTTGGGCTGGAGCTGGGTCTCGAGGTCGACGTAGTCGGAGATCAGGGACTGGCTTTCAATCAGCCTCCGGATCTCATCCTTGGAGAGCACACCCATAGCGGAAGTATCTCACGCGGATATATACCTTCCTACCCTCCGAACCTCCAGCCCCTCCTTGCTGAGATGCTGGTGAAGTCTATGTAGTACGCATCCACCTCATCGTACATTTTGAGGTTTCTCGCAACCTCTACGGCAATTATGTGCGCGCACGGTGCTTTGCCTTTGAGGTTGAACTGGAAGTCCCTGCAGGTGCAGAACCTCTCGTCGACTATGTACTCCTCTCTGCCAACCACCACGAAGAAGTCTCTGTACCTCTTGACCCTCCGCTCCTTAACGTAGAAGAACGCCTTGTCACCTCTTTTACCAAAAACGTCAATCAGGTATTTGTAAAGGGAAAAATCGAACCTTTTGAACCTCTTCAGGTTCTCGAGCTCACTCCAGGTCATCCTCCACTTCCGTTCTGTCGATCTCGATGAGGTGGTGGACTGTGCTTATCGCATCTATGGCGTCAAGCCATCCGATGACGAACAGATCCTCGTCAGGAATTTCGAGATCCTCAGGCAACCTCTCACCTGCGAGTGCCTTGGCCGCCATCTTTGCCATGTCCTCGAACGCACCCTCAAGGTCTCCACTCTTCTCCTTCTTTATTGCGTCCTCCAGAAGCTTCTCGAAGGACTTTCTGCTGACCTTTCCGGCTATCGTCAGCTCGAGCCCCTTTGCGACCACCTTCATGTTCTCCTTGGTCATCTCGAGCAGCTCAGCCTTCACATCGTCTCCAACATCGTAGCTCCTGTCGAGGAGGGGCTTGCTCTCCTCTATGAACTTCAGAGCGTCCTTCTTGGTCACCTCCCTCTCCCTTATGCTCTTCAGGAGGTTCAGGCATGCGATTATGTAGTCGTCGAGCATCTTGTCGAACACTTCCAGCCCCTTCCCGCTCTCAAGGTCAAGCTCCTCGTCCTTTATCCTCTCAATCCAGTTGTTGAGCCTGTCTTCGGTGTAGAACATCAGCAGAACTTGTCAAGCCTGAAATATAACGTTTTTGTTCGGCAAAGAATTGAATGAAAAAGAGGTTCAGAGGTGGATGTAAACCGCGTCGATTATCCCGTCAAGCTTCTGCATCTCCTCGAGCACCTCTTCACTCGGCGGATCGTCAACGAGCAGAAGCATGAGCTGGATTCCCCCGGGCTTATCGCCATATCTGCCGACAATCATTCCGGCGATGTTGATGTTGTTCTTGCCGAACAGCGTTCCAACCCTGCCGATGACCCCGGGCTTGTCCTCGTGCAGGGAGATTATGTAGTGCCCTTTCGGGACGAAGTCGGTCTTGTACTTGTCTATCTTGATTATCCTGTAGTCGTCTCTGCCAAAGCTCGTTCCAGCAAGGTAGATCGACCTTCCTCTCCCCTCAACGTTCACCTCAAGCAGGCTCTCGTAGCTGTCGGTCTTCTCTATCTTGCTCTCCTCGACCTCTATGCCCCTCTCCTTTGCGATTGGCATCGCAGAAACAAGGTTTATGTTTGGCCCGAGTATGTACTCAAGCAGGCCCTTCAGCAGAGCCCTTGAGAGGTAGGATGTGTCTCTCTCGGCAAGCTTGCCCCTGTAGGTGACCTTGACCTTCTCGAAGTTCCCTCCGAGCCTTGCGGCGGCAATCTTCCCCATCTTCTCGGCCAGCTTCAGGTAGGGCATCAGGTATTCGAACTCCTCAGCGCTGAGGGATGGGAGGTTGACCGCGTTTCTGACCGGATACCCGTGGAATAGGTTTATTATGTCCTCTGCGATTATCAAACCCACGTTGGTCTGGGCCTCCTTTGTCGACGCACCTATGTGGGGGGTGGTGACGACGTTCTCCAGCTTGAGGAGTTCGCTGTTCGGGTCTGGGGGCTCGGTCGAGTAAACGTCAACCCCAGCGGCATACACCTTTCCGCTCTTTATCGCCCTGATAAGCGCGTCCTCGTTAATTATCCCTCCCCTCGCGCAGTTGATGACTATTACTCCATCCTTCATCCTCTCGAACTCTCTCTCGCCTATCAGGTTCTCGGTCTCCTTGGTTTTGGGAACGTGAACGGTTATTATGTCAGCGTTCTCTATGAGCTCGTCGAAGCTCACGAGCTTCACTCCGAGCTCTTTAGCCTTGCTCTCGCTTATGTATGGGTCGTAGGCAATAACGTTCATGTCAAAAGCCTTCGCCCTCTTGGCGACCTCGTAGCCTATCCTTCCCAAACCGATTACGCCTATGGTCTTCCCCCTGAGCTCCACTCCAACGAACTTCTTCCTCTCCCACTTGCCCTCCTTAACGCTCCTGTCGGCCTGGGGGATCTTCCTCGCCGCTGCGAGAATGAGGCCTATGGCAAGCTCAGCCGTCGAGACCGTGTTACCTCCGGGAGCGTTAACGACAATAATTCCCTTCTGCGTTGCCGCGTTCACGTCAATGTTGTCTACACCAACTCCAGCCCTGCCGATGATCTTGAGCCTCCTGCCCCTCTCTATGACCCTCGCGGTGACCTTCGGAGAGCTCCTCACTATGAGGGCGTCGTAGTTCTCGATTATCTCCTCAAGCTCCTCCTCACTTATTCCGGGCCTCTCGTCCACCACGAGGCCCTCTTTTCGCATTCTGTCAATCGCCTCTCTGGCGATACTGCTGGCCACGAGGACTTTCATCGGATTCTGCTGAATCTGGCTTAATATAAACTTTTTTGAACACGATTCAGATGGCATGATCGCCGAATCATAATGAAAAATAGTTAAAAATGGGCTACTTTCCGTTCGCAGACCTCAGAACCTCTCCCGTCCTGATCCTCACAGACTTCTCCACGGGCACGACGAATATCCTGCCGTCCCCGAACCTCCCGGTTCTCGCGTTCCTGCAGATTATCTCCACGACCTCGTCAACGTCCTCGTCATCCACGACTATCTCCAGCTTTATCTTGTGGAGCAGATCCACCTCAATCGTGCTGCCCCTGTACTGGAGCTGTATGCCCTTCTGCTCCCCCCTTCCCTTTACCTCCGTGACCGTCATGCCCACGTAGCCCTTCTCAGCCAGCGCATCTTCCACTGCCTCAAACTTCTCAGGCCTTATTATCGCGACGACCATCTTCATGCGTACCCCACCTCTCCGTGCTGGGGTATGTCGAGTCCAACGTACTCCTCCTCGAGGCTGACCCTCAGAGGCGTCACGGCATCAACGACCTTCGCTATCGCGAACGTCACGGCGAATGAGTACGCTATTGTCACGGCTACTGCAATCAGCTGGATGGTAAGCAGCGACGGGTTTCCGTAGAGCAGGCCCGCATAGCCCCCAATGGACGGGTTGGCGAAGAGACCAATCGCCAAGCTTCCGAAGGCACCGCCAACTCCGTGAACTGCCCACGCGTCGAGCGACTCGTCGATTCCCTTCCTGATTCTGAACTCGAGCGCGGTGAAGCAGAGGGCTCCTGCAATGATGCCGATGACTATGGCAGCGCGGACGTCAACGAAGCCCGCTGCTGGCGTTATCGTAGCAAGACCGGCAATCACTCCAGTTATCACTCCAAGGCTTCCCGGCTTGCCCTTCAGCCAGCTGATCGCCATCCACGTGAGCCCGGCAAAGCTTGAGGCCACGAATGTGACGGTTATGGCATTCACTGCAATCTCGTTTGCCGCAAGCGCACTACCACCATTGAACCCGAACCAGCCGAACCACAGCATCGCTCCGCCTATGAGCGTCAGCGGAATGTTGTGGGGCTCAATTGGGTGCTCTCCATACCCATACCTCTTGCCGAGCACGAATGCGAGGGCAAGCGCCCCGAACCCGGAGCTCACGTGGACAACAATCCCTCCTGCAAAGTCCAGCGCTCCGAGCTTTGCCAGCCACCCACCTCCCCAGAGCCAGTGGGCGAAGGGTATGTAGACCAGCGTCACCCAGAGCACGCCGAAGATCAGGAATGCAGAGAACCTCATTCTCTCCGCGATCGCTGACGTTATTATGGCGAGCGTTACCGCTGCGAACATCATCTGGTAGATCATGAAGAGCATCTCTGGAATGCCGTCGCCCCCAATGCTGACCCCGCTCAGGAAGGCCTTGCTCAAATCTCCTACGAACCCTCCAACGTCTCCCGAGAACGCCAGTGAGTAGCCGTACACTGTCCACAACGCTCCGACAATTATCGCGGAGACGATGCTCAGCGTGATCATCGAAATGACGTTCTTCTTCCTGACCATTCCGGCGTAGAAGAACCCCACTCCCGGGATCATCAGCATTACGAGTGCCGTTGATGCGAGTATCCACGCAACATCTCCAGCTTCCATGGATGCAGCAAGGAGGTGTGGTATTTAAACTTGTTTAGTAACTTTTCTGAAAAGTTCATAAAACTTGAAAAATACTGAAAAAATTCTAAAGAAAATTTAGTGAAGTCGGGCTGGACTTCAGCTATCTTAATTTGCTATTGAGTTTTTCGAAAAAATCCCGTTTTGCATTAACGATTTTTAGAAGTTTTCCGGTTTGATCAAAAATTTTTTAAATTATTTCTGCGAGCAGGGTGCATGAAGAACCCTCCCCGGATCTCAATCGCCCTCGACGAGGAGACCAACAGGATATTCACCGAGCTGAGGGGATCGTTCACAAGCGTCAGCGAGATGTTCAGGGAGCTCCTAAGGTTCTACAGCAGGTTCAGGTTCCTCGAAAATCAGGATCCGTTCAGGATAAAGACCTACGTCGAGATGCTCTCCGAGGGTGAGCACGTGATCCTCGACATAGACCACTGGGTCGCGTTTCTCAGGTTCATGAACACTCACCCAGAAAAGGAGAGGTTCTGGGAGGTTCATGAGAGGATCCCAAGTCGCACGCCGAGGAGTTCGAGGGGAGGGACGCGGAGTTCATACTGCGGAGATTGGAGGCCTGCAACTTCTTCAGGCTCAACGTCAAGAGCGGGGAGTACACCCTCGTCCTCTGGAATGACGAGGTCAAGGAGTTCGTGAGGGAGTTCCTCGAGGGCGTTTTCGAGGGCATGGGTATCAAGGCCGAGATCAAGGAGGAGATAGCCAAGCTGAGGGTCAGGTTTGAGCAGGGAGAGTAGAGAACAGAACAAAATTTGAATAAAAAATTAAGTCGTCATTCAGTCTTCTTCATCTCCTTCTCCCTCAGCACCCTCCTCAGTATCTTCCCCACAGCAGATTTGGGCAGCTCATCCACAAACTCTATCAGCCTCGGCACCTTGTAGGCAGCAAGCCTCTCCCTGCAGAACTTCTCGATCTCCTTCTCGTCCACCTTGCCTTTATACTCCTCCTTCAGCACGATGAACGCCTTGACCGTCTCCCCTCTGTACTTGTCAGGGACACCAATCACCGCGCACTCCAGCACAGCAGGATGCTCATACAGAACCTCCTCAACCTCCCTCGGATAGATGTTGTACCCACCCGCAATTATCACATCCTTCTTCCTGTCCACTATGTAGAAGTACCCATCCTCATCCATCTTCGCCATGTCTCCTGTGAGAAGCCACCCGTTCACGAGTGTCTTCTTCGTCTCCTCCTCCATCTTGTAGTACCCCTTCATCACCTGCGGGCCGTAAATTGCAAGCTCTCCCACTTCTCCAACCGGGAGGATCTTGCCCTCCTCGTCTATGACGACTGAATAGGTGTCCGGGAAGGGGATTCCTATGCTGCCCTCCTTGTTGAGCCCGTAGAAGGGGTTTCCGTGCGTGACGGGTGAGGTCTCGCTCAGGCCATAGCCCTCAATGAGCTTGGCCCCTGTCTCCTTCTCGAAGGCCCTTTTCAGCTCTATTGGCAGCGGAGCAGCCCCGCTTATGCACGCCTTCAGGGATGTGAGGTCGTGCTTCTTCAGATCCGGGTGGTTGAGTATCGCGTTGAACAGCGTTGGAACTCCGCAGAATATTGTCACCTTGTACTTGTCTATGGCCTGAATTATCCTCTTGATGTCTCTCGGGTCTGGCAGGAGGATTATCTTCCCACCAACGGCGATAGGGGCGTTCATGCTCGTCGTCATGCCGAACACGTGGAAGTATGGCAGAACTCCGAGGAACACGTCCCCTTTACCCCTCCCGGGTATCCACTCCACGGTCTGGTAAACGTTCGCTACGAGGTTGTAGTGGGTGAGCATCGCGGCCTTTGGCAGTCCTGTGGTTCCGCCGGTGTACTGGAACACAGCAACATCCTCCTTCGGGTTTATCTCCTCTCTTTCCTTCAGCTCCTCCCTGCTGAGCGCCTCCCTCCACTCGTATATGCCCTTCTCCTTCGGAATGCTCACCTTCTCCTTCTTGAACCTGTACAGGAAGTTCAGCGGGAAGGACAGGTACTCCTCCACCCTGCAGACGATGATGTGGTCAATCCTCCCCTCTTTCATGAGCCCCTGAATGTTCTTGTAAACGGGCTCGAAGATTATGGCAATTCTCGCCTCGCTGTTGTCCGCTATGTGCCTCAATTCTCTTTCAGTGTAGATCGGGTTGGCCTGAACCACCTTGCCTCCAGCCTTCAGCACCGCGTAGTAGGAGATGATGTAGTGGGGGATGTTGGGCAGGGCGAGCATCACCCCGTCTCCCTTCTTCACCCCGAGCTCCTTCAGGAAGGCTGCGAGCCTGTTTGATGCTTCATCAAGCTCCCTGAACGTGATTTCCTTGCCGAAGAATACAACTGCGGTGGCATCAGGTTTCTCCTTAGCCGTATTCTCCAGAAGAGCGTAAAGCGGCACCTCTGGATATTCGAGAGAATCGCGAACCCACTCGTCATAGAACTTCAGCCAGACCCTGTTTATCTCCTCTGGCCTTATCTCGGTAATGTTCCGTCCTTCCACACCCAGCGCCATGCTAAATTCTTGGCGATTAATTATTTAAAACTATCCCGAGGGTTAAGGTTAATATTCAGAAAGGGCCATGGCATGTGGAATGCGGGTTTACATTGAGACGTACGGCTGCACGACGAATCAGGCTGACACGGACATAATGAGGGGCATTCTCTCCCAGAGGCACGATGTCGTCGGGAGCCCTGATGATGCGGAGATAGTGGTCGTCAACACGTGCGGGGTCATAGACTTCACTGAGAGGAAAATAGTCAGGAGGATCCGGGAGCTTAAGGGCAGCGGCAAGAAGGTGATTGCCACTGGTTGTTTGTCGAGAATTTCGAGGAAAAACCTCAGAGAAGTCTGTGACGCGCTCGTCAGCCCCGACAACGTGCACAGGATAGATGAGGCGGTTGAGGGGGTTGCGAGGGGAGAGAGGGTTGAGATTCTGGAGGTAACGTCGGTTGACAAATCCGAGCTGTGTATGTACAAGAGGAGGCTTAACGAGAACGCCATAGCGATCGTGTCGATATCTGAGGGCTGTCTCGGAAGCTGCAGCTACTGTGCTACAAAAATCGCGAGGGGGAGGCTGAGGAGCTTCTCGGTTGAGAGCATTGTTAGAGAGGTTGAGGTTGCGGTGAAGGCTGGATACAGGGAGATACAGCTCACGTCTCAGGACACGGGAGCTTACGGCCTTGATAGGGGAGAGAATCTCGCCGATCTGCTTGAGAGGATAGCAGGGATAGAAGGGGACTTCAGGGTCAGGGTGGGCATGATGAACCCGCAGCACGCAGTGGCGATCCTTGACGATCTGATAAACGCGTTCAGCAGTGAGAAGATCTACAAGTTCCTGCACATCCCGGTTCAGAGCGGAGACAACAGGGTTCTGGAGGACATGAGGAGGGGACACACCGTGGAGGACTACGAGCATGTTGTCGAGGAGTTCAGGAGGAGCTTCGATGACGTCGTGGTTTCGACGGACATCATCGTCGGATTTCCGACTGAGACTGAGGAGTCGTTCTGGATGAGCTACGAGCTGATCGAGAGGATGAGGCCGGACATAGTCAACATAACCCG
Coding sequences within it:
- a CDS encoding DUF2116 family Zn-ribbon domain-containing protein — its product is MPGIIPHRHCVVCGKAIEPEEIFCGKECQNRYEEDRKKQRNYIIFMFAMLFGILFLMMFSNL
- a CDS encoding ubiquitin family protein — translated: MRSQEKSYRRRIKVKFTFLGGFDIREREVEVEPGKKYSELLEEFGINPETVVLVKNTEPVPIDSTVEDGEVKVLRVISGG
- the engB gene encoding GTP-binding protein EngB, with amino-acid sequence MGSGRVNIEIIFTGRSNVGKSTLFSHLFGVRVRKGKRPGTTIAPNFYSYRDLLATDLPGFGYVKGVSRGFNERVKDFIVHYIEENASRIAAGVIVIDSKAFREVVERWDSRGYIPVDVEMADFLRDVGVEVIVCANKFDKVENGEEVLEYISSRMSVDRERVIPTVAKKGDISGVKNTLKDVLARRGRVDLFGAFK
- a CDS encoding preprotein translocase subunit Sec61beta; amino-acid sequence: MAKKEKAPPLMSSAGIMRYFEEEKTQIKISPKAVLAFGLVVGFLTIILNAYYGLWPG
- a CDS encoding amidohydrolase family protein; this encodes MQPLRVLDAVSGETGYFLLDSEWRFEVASVTPDFVVFPSFFNAHTHIGDSAVEAPKMGLEELVGPGGYKFRVLEESSEDELVEWMRKSVALIAKTASTSLEFREGGLRGYELYLKADEERRLMALSRPSSEEEAKRLVEISQGFNFSSVRDHDLDLLEFCRRLARKHGKVFAIHAGEKDGGDVEDALSLEPDFIIHMNMAERRQVEEAMETGAGIVTCFRSNAFFGLMNIKNYELFSEYERWMIGTDNAMIASPSMFDEVRFASYLFDPEVVFQASTRNPFFESYTIARMEKVNPRNPVLSIVRRLESCDVFKIVRGSVSFE
- a CDS encoding deoxyuridine 5'-triphosphate nucleotidohydrolase translates to MGVLSKDEIRRLIESQSLISDYVDLETQLQPNGFDCTLRKVARISGEGRLDFDNSERRIPETEEMPFENEWVFLEKGYYRAYINEVVRIPNDMMALARPRSSLIRAGANILTAVWDAGYVGRSEVGLVVYNEDGLWLKRNARIVQLVFFRLDGETEGYSGIYRGENV
- a CDS encoding SWIM zinc finger family protein, giving the protein MTWSELENLKRFKRFDFSLYKYLIDVFGKRGDKAFFYVKERRVKRYRDFFVVVGREEYIVDERFCTCRDFQFNLKGKAPCAHIIAVEVARNLKMYDEVDAYYIDFTSISARRGWRFGG
- a CDS encoding DUF2150 family protein, producing the protein MFYTEDRLNNWIERIKDEELDLESGKGLEVFDKMLDDYIIACLNLLKSIREREVTKKDALKFIEESKPLLDRSYDVGDDVKAELLEMTKENMKVVAKGLELTIAGKVSRKSFEKLLEDAIKKEKSGDLEGAFEDMAKMAAKALAGERLPEDLEIPDEDLFVIGWLDAIDAISTVHHLIEIDRTEVEDDLE
- the serA gene encoding phosphoglycerate dehydrogenase, coding for MKVLVASSIAREAIDRMRKEGLVVDERPGISEEELEEIIENYDALIVRSSPKVTARVIERGRRLKIIGRAGVGVDNIDVNAATQKGIIVVNAPGGNTVSTAELAIGLILAAARKIPQADRSVKEGKWERKKFVGVELRGKTIGVIGLGRIGYEVAKRAKAFDMNVIAYDPYISESKAKELGVKLVSFDELIENADIITVHVPKTKETENLIGEREFERMKDGVIVINCARGGIINEDALIRAIKSGKVYAAGVDVYSTEPPDPNSELLKLENVVTTPHIGASTKEAQTNVGLIIAEDIINLFHGYPVRNAVNLPSLSAEEFEYLMPYLKLAEKMGKIAAARLGGNFEKVKVTYRGKLAERDTSYLSRALLKGLLEYILGPNINLVSAMPIAKERGIEVEESKIEKTDSYESLLEVNVEGRGRSIYLAGTSFGRDDYRIIKIDKYKTDFVPKGHYIISLHEDKPGVIGRVGTLFGKNNINIAGMIVGRYGDKPGGIQLMLLLVDDPPSEEVLEEMQKLDGIIDAVYIHL
- a CDS encoding P-II family nitrogen regulator, whose amino-acid sequence is MKMVVAIIRPEKFEAVEDALAEKGYVGMTVTEVKGRGEQKGIQLQYRGSTIEVDLLHKIKLEIVVDDEDVDEVVEIICRNARTGRFGDGRIFVVPVEKSVRIRTGEVLRSANGK
- a CDS encoding ammonium transporter translates to MEAGDVAWILASTALVMLMIPGVGFFYAGMVRKKNVISMITLSIVSAIIVGALWTVYGYSLAFSGDVGGFVGDLSKAFLSGVSIGGDGIPEMLFMIYQMMFAAVTLAIITSAIAERMRFSAFLIFGVLWVTLVYIPFAHWLWGGGWLAKLGALDFAGGIVVHVSSGFGALALAFVLGKRYGYGEHPIEPHNIPLTLIGGAMLWFGWFGFNGGSALAANEIAVNAITVTFVASSFAGLTWMAISWLKGKPGSLGVITGVIAGLATITPAAGFVDVRAAIVIGIIAGALCFTALEFRIRKGIDESLDAWAVHGVGGAFGSLAIGLFANPSIGGYAGLLYGNPSLLTIQLIAVAVTIAYSFAVTFAIAKVVDAVTPLRVSLEEEYVGLDIPQHGEVGYA
- a CDS encoding ribbon-helix-helix domain-containing protein codes for the protein MKNPPRISIALDEETNRIFTELRGSFTSVSEMFRELLRFYSRFRFLENQDPFRIKTYVEMLSEGEHVILDIDHWVAFLRFMNTHPEKERFWEVHERIPSRTPRSSRGGTRSSYCGDWRPATSSGSTSRAGSTPSSSGMTRSRSS
- a CDS encoding long-chain-fatty-acid--CoA ligase gives rise to the protein MALGVEGRNITEIRPEEINRVWLKFYDEWVRDSLEYPEVPLYALLENTAKEKPDATAVVFFGKEITFRELDEASNRLAAFLKELGVKKGDGVMLALPNIPHYIISYYAVLKAGGKVVQANPIYTERELRHIADNSEARIAIIFEPVYKNIQGLMKEGRIDHIIVCRVEEYLSFPLNFLYRFKKEKVSIPKEKGIYEWREALSREELKEREEINPKEDVAVFQYTGGTTGLPKAAMLTHYNLVANVYQTVEWIPGRGKGDVFLGVLPYFHVFGMTTSMNAPIAVGGKIILLPDPRDIKRIIQAIDKYKVTIFCGVPTLFNAILNHPDLKKHDLTSLKACISGAAPLPIELKRAFEKETGAKLIEGYGLSETSPVTHGNPFYGLNKEGSIGIPFPDTYSVVIDEEGKILPVGEVGELAIYGPQVMKGYYKMEEETKKTLVNGWLLTGDMAKMDEDGYFYIVDRKKDVIIAGGYNIYPREVEEVLYEHPAVLECAVIGVPDKYRGETVKAFIVLKEEYKGKVDEKEIEKFCRERLAAYKVPRLIEFVDELPKSAVGKILRRVLREKEMKKTE